The nucleotide sequence ATCAACAGCAAAGTCGCCAAACTCTCCTCGAAACTTCACGGTTCCAGTCCGGTCCCCGAGACCTTTCAGCCTGCGTCACAGGGCCACGTGGCCCAGTTCCCTCCCCCTCATCTGAATTGTTGACAGCATCACCGAGTGTCACGTGATGTGACGTCATTGTCCTTCCTCTAGCCTGAAATCTCAGGAGCTGGCTGCATCACCCCCACCGGCATCTCCGACTCCTCCCCACTCGGACGAGTCTAAGACAGTATTAAGGGGGAACTAGGAGAAGATTGGTTGTGATACAATTTCACTTACGCactataaaaaggaaatgaggcgaaaataaagcatattttatagaagaataGTGCGACAGTCGAAGGCTGATATTTTTCTGATGAAGGACGTAGAATTCGTTCATACTActcccttccctcacccctcctACCAAATCGCCATAGTGGTACAGGCGGAGGGCGGAGGGATCTTCTGTGCAGCGGATGAAGAAGTCATTGCGGGTTGTTTGTGAAGCTTTGGCGGTGGCGGTGCTCCTGAGTGCTACGgccgggggggtggggggtggggagctcGGGACTCTTTTCTCTCACACAGACCGCGGGGGAGCGGGGGGATCATGTCGACCCCGGCCAGGAGGAGGCTCATGCGGGACTTCAAGCGGTAACTGCCCCAGCAGATGACCCCGTCCTAGATTCCAGAGGGCTTCCTCTCTTCTCCGAAGCCTTTTGGGCAGGAGGAGTGACTGTAGACCAGCCAGGCCGCAGGGCACCTTCCTTTTAGCTCCGCGACGCGGCCTGGCCTGTCTTAGATCCCAGGTTGGGTCTGGGGTAGGGGCCGGGTTTGAGGCAGCTCCCTACCGGAGCTCGCTGCACTCAGTAGTTCTTCAGTTCCGGGCCAAGGGAATTCCAATTTTCATCCCCCACCCTTCCCTAGGCGAAAATATGGGGGATGGGGGTCTGCATAGGCCTCCTACTTCTACGCCTACCTCTCTATCCCCATCTGAGGAAGGGGGCGTCCGACACCCCCATGTTTGGAGAACGGAGGGCTAGTCTCTGCTTCGTTTGTTTTTGTAATAGAGGAAGGAGATTGGACACCCCCATGTTTGGAGCTGGGGGGAGGGCGCCGACTTTCTTGGCCGGCTTGGGTTTCATTGTTAATTTAATTAGAGGCGAAGGTCGATTGACACCCCCAGGTTTGGAGAAGGGTAGAGTAGgtatatctctttttttccccccacctccttccttctctgcttcACTTGTTATCATATGCCCTAGTGGAGTGTCCTTTTCCCTGAAGGAggctccccttcccccaaccggAATCTTAGTTGTTTTTCTAATTGAATCTTATACCCCACCTCGGGTTTTGGGTTTGAACCTTTAGTAATATCTAGCCCCTTGGTGGGAGGGTGGAGAATTTTGCGGAAGCTGGAGATTCagtctcttccccccccccccccccccagggaaaaaatgcaaaaacaaaaacagccttACTGGCTGCTGAGCCAAACCAAACCACCCTTTCAAGTCCTTATTACAGCTAGTTAAGGTATCACTAATTCAGCAGATTCCCCTTTAGTTACTAGGAGGAATGTTTGGTAAACCTTTTAACTTTTAACATTTAAAGAAATTCCTTTCTTGTTAGTACTTAAACGTGAACTGGGCAAGGTTCTCCTCTGGTGCATTAGGATTTGATTTTAGGATTTTTATCTGTTCAGAAGAATGGGATTTTGATAAATTAGATTTTAAGTCATTTACATTTGCATCCACCTGGGATAAGTAGTAAGGAAACTTCTTACTGAACCTAACCTCTTTTCCtcaacattttaataattttttttccttgaatagAAATGATTGGAATGACTTCTTTCTCTAGGGAGAGACCTGTCTTGTTTATCAAAGTTTTTAGTTACTTAAAAATTAGAGAGCTCTCACTACACCCTTTTAAGTTCTCAGGTGAAGTGCTTCCGATATGTTTTTCCTGAAGCATGAACCACTTGTGTTTCTTATTTCAAAAAGAGCTGTTGTTGGGTGCCTTTTCCCCAGAGGAAAATGGTATGATTCTGCTTAAATGGAATGTGTTTGAACCttactaaaaagaagaaaaaattcagcaTCAAGATAAAATACTTCTGATGCAATGTATTGTATATTTTTCAGTAGTATTTTACATGTAAAACTTTAGAGCTGAAGCCTTTAAAAGAAGGTTTTCTGAATAAGGGTCACTGGTGTCTGTGGACCTCATCCATATTTtacttgtctttttccttttttggggtaAACACACTTGAAgcactttccagaaaaattagaaGTCATAtgtattgatttaaaaaacagtTAACCCACTTATGGATCTTTGGTTAGTTTTCTGAATATTACAATATGAGTACCAGGTTCAATTCACcatcatcctttttttcttttaagaatttctttGGATACAGCTTAATGCTGGCaacaaaattttttatatattacatttctaAATGTTAAAAAAGGGTACTTTTACAACCATGCTGGGGGTTTATTAACaggaaatctgattttttttaaactattatgaAAGATAAACCAATCCTGCAGCTTTGTTGACTGCTGAACTTGCTTAAGAGGCCATAATGTTTCTCCCAAGGATAGCGAATTGGCCAAATGTTAGttgtaaaagagaaataaatatgcaGTACTAAACTTCAGCTTCCTTTAATTGCCCTTCCTTGATTCATCAGTGGATCACTTTTCACAGACATTAAGATCTTTGGGTACTTTCATTGTTCTGACCTTTGACTTGATTTTTCTGGAATCTTATAAAAGTCTCGCCACACCTAGCCGAACAGTTGAATGCATCCTTTAAATAAACTCTGGTTGTTTAGAAGTCTTACTAGAGTTAGCCACCtaatttattagctttgtgactgggcaaggcacttaatatttttgagcctcagtttccctgactACTAATTGCAGAATAAAAATGGTGTATTGCATTACTTAACTGTCTGGTAGTTTTAAAAGCTCAAATGACATATAtgttcacacacatatataatataaactgaTTTGTAATCAATAAATCCctataaatatttaacatttcagTTGCCATTTTTGTGTAGCAGTGTTAGAATGGTCAGTCATTACTAGTATAAGACACTTATTTACACTTCTACTCTGCatgattatatacaaaataatttccaattatgAAGCTGTGGGATATCATTTGGGGATACTGTACTCAGAGGTAAAAAACATTGTTACTCTGGGTTACTCTGTCTTCTCATCCATTTATAAGGCTTTCTTTACTTGGTCTGGTTCCTGCCTAATTAAATTTTGGAAGACTGGCAGCCAAGAAACCATGGAGAGCTATAATCAGGAAGTAGCTGAATGCTGGGTGAACTTGACCCCAGGGAAGGTTATATGTCTGGTTGTTTGTCTAGCCCTGACATATTACTTCAAACCCCTGATGTTTTTGTCTGTGCTTTTAAGGCACAGCTTTTATAATCATTGAATCTGGCCTTTCTGGGGAAGGTAAAGAATAAAAGATCTATTTGCTTTTGAAAAGTTATTCCCAGATACTTCCCCATCTTCACTATATCTTAACTAAGCATACCTTGTAGggtataataaagaaaagaagtttttgCTTATAACCTGTGTGATTATAGTTATTCAAATCACCCAACTTTTCTGagtttcagattcctcatctatgaaatgaggagcTTGGACTAGAACAGGTGATACCATACTCAAATAAAAGGGGGACTGACTCACTAATCCAAGTATAAGGAAGGATCCCTAGGGactgcatattgacttaattttaaaatgtaatactatatattttttgtctttttaaaatttaatttgttaaatatttcccaattatattttaacccAGTTCCAGCTGGAGAGCATTAGTTAAAGGCAGCAAATTTGATACCTCAGGATTAGATGACCCTAATTTCCAATATGATTCCAAGTATATTGGACCTCCTTCCAAACTAAACTGAATATAAATAAGTTGTTTATTGGTAGGCAGGTATactactattattaataatagcatttctataaTGCCTGATATGTGCTTGGCTTTAAGCTAAGCATATTCCATATATTCCATATAATCTCACTTGATTACTCAAACACCTCTATGAGATAGAtattatttaccccattttacttagGAAACTTAGaccagagcttaagtgacttgccctgggttaacacagtaagtatctgaggctgataatgaactcaagtcttcctgactccaggaagtgttctatccattgtgccacctagctgcctctagtagACATTGAACTATTTGtcattataaattatatgttgtcttccatGTTGCCAGATACCAAGGGTCAGGATAaaaatatattgtcatatatataGCTTGTGCAaggatataaaaatgaatgatggGACAATGGACACGGTGACATATGGAAAGAATAGTGGATTCAAAGTCTGTATCTAGATTTGAATATCAGTTTTGTTCCTTAACTTTCTGTGTgatttggcaagtcatttaattctcagTCCTCAGGTTCTCACCATAAATTGAACTAGTTAGCCTAGATGACTTTTGATGCCAGTCCCTTCTAGTTTTAGACACTGTGATCcaataatcaaaattactttggcagttgGACTTTTCAGTTAAATTCTTAAGAGAACACCATCCTTCttaatctgggggaaaaaaatcattgctTCTAAATCCTGTAAAAAGACTAGAGAACCTGGAATGCAATATAACTTTAAAGGCAACAAGGATTAGGTACCACTAGATTTTTCATTAAGAAATTGAAAAGGAACCTATGTCCTTTCAGCAAAGACATGGAGATACTTCTAGTTTAAAATAATGTAGATTGATTGAGTTTCTGAAAGACTGGAAAGTAGGTGCTTTGGTAGGCCTCATTGGATTTAATAGTCAacattttttgtgtttctttaatCTTAGATTGCAAGAAGACCCACCTGTGGGTGTCAGCGGCGCACCATCTGAAAACAATATCATGCAGTGGAATGCAGTTATATTTGGGTAAGTAGTAGGTGATAACAAAATGATAAGACCTCATCATCCTTTGAGCAGTAGAATATTTACCACCTTGTAGTACAAAGAATTCATCTTTGGCTTTAAAAAGCTACACtagtgaaatgcaaattaggAGAGATTCTACTTAGCTCAGTACAAAGGAACCAATTAAAGAGAACATTAAGGTAGGAAAAATTATGGAACTGGACATTTCTaccagaaattttttttaagtggtaTTATGAAAACCATCTCACCTGTGCTTTTGGTCTTTTACACAAATTTAATTGTACTTTATTTGGGCATACCAGTTGAAGTTTTACATTCAGTAAAATGGTAAAAGAAAAACTGATGGTCTTCTGTATCAAGTTAATCTTGGGTGCCAGTAGAACCCAGAATGAATTTCAGGCCTACTGTGGGGGGAAAGTATCATTTCATTTGGCAATACTGCATAGGTCTATGTAAATAAAAGTGGAAAATTAGTTCTCCATAACTATATGTTAAATTGTTagcttgactttttttctttacatttaaaattcCATGATACCTtttgtattttgtaatattttgttctttgcctttattccatttcttttctttctagggTTTTGTTGTTGCTATAGACACCATAAGCATTAAATTCAAATTATCTTTGAAAGAATGcttttgatctttaaaaaaaaaactgttgataATGTCTTGAAATAGGATCCCTCAAAAGTTCTCCATTTGTCCCAGAATTTTTATCTAGTTGTTTTTAGTAGATGAGTGGGAATAGTCTCAGTGAAGGAAGAATAAGCTTATTTTTAACTTAACACAaggttatttttattaaaatccttAACGTACTCTGCACAAATTGTATTTAAACCTCTTTGGAAAGGTTAAATTGGTATGAGAAGAGGGGAAACTATTTCAGAGCAAAGAATAATGGCAGTCAAGAGAATTACTTACTGGTGATAACTTCAGCACCCACATTGGGCTTAGCCTTATTTCTCACTGCAGTAATGCTAAAAGATAACAAATCTTCCTGGAAACCAGGATAAAGTGGTCTACTCTCAGACATCTTAAATTTTAGTGTTTTGATTCCCATCTTAAAAAAGTGATTTGAAGACTGAgttaattggaattttttttttttttttttttactttttcaggcCAGAAGGCACACCCTTTGAGGATGGTAAGTGGTCTTGGTGATCTTTTCTTTGCTATCTCCAATATGAAGAGGATGTTTTTAAGTAGCAAGTTTGCATATTAATGTCTTCTACTTAAAACCTTTTCCTGCTGTGGCTAGTCAGTTTGAAAGCAGACAAAAAGTTGTAAGCTATTGAGAAGACAGCTCACAAAGCACTTTATCTTCTGGGGCTTAAATGAACCTCAGTGCCCTAGTTATTGCTGGGGTAGTTGAACAGTAAATTTAGAGATAGGAACCATGTtgaaaatagtttatatttagaTGGTTTGTAACACAGTAGATATATTCCATGAGGTAAACACCAGGAGGTTGGTCATGCCATTAGGCGGTTGTGACTATATTAGCCTGGTGTTGAACAGGAGTTGTTTTTAAACATTGCTGCCAATAGCTTCATGTAGAATATTTTATAACACAACTAGAATTTCCATACTCCTAAGCCAAAGtaaacattttgttttctcttttgcacAAAAGTTGGGTTGTTTTCACAGAGAAATGCAAAACTAAAACTGTTAACTATTTAGCtgaactaatttattttttaagccattTCTTGggaatttcctaaaaataacatcttttttaaattgaACTATTTAAAATGATCAAATTTCTAACATTCATCCATtagaattttaaataagatattttgaTCTAGATGTGTAATTTCATCAGTGTCGGGAATTCTGTTTTTGGAAACTCCTTCCACTGTTACAGATCATCAACTGTTTGTTAACAATCTTATGGATCGCCTGGATTTggtgagaggttaagtgactcttgACATACTCACATAATTATTatgaatcagaagcagaattctaactcatttcttcctgactccaaagatGGCCCTCTATCAAACCAAGCCATGTCATTTCTCAGTCAAGAGTGCTTAGTTCTTTAATAAGGCAGTTAGTACTTTTATCTGCAGTGAGCAGTCACGGATCTCAAATACCTATCTGTTattaaaactcattttcttcatacCGCTTAAATTGCCAATCCTATTGGATGCAAAATAGAAGTAATTGATTTGTTCATGTGACTTAATGCATTAGAAAGATCTCAAATTGTAAATGAACAAGGAAATCTGatgctgttaaaaatattttgtattcaagtattttaattcaataaagaCTTCCTAAAATCCTCCCTAAATAAAAGCCTCTGATGTCAGGGAAGATTAAAGTCATATTTCATTTGACTTTTGAATTAGCCTGAGTGCATGCTTGTGTAGTATAAGATAATAGTAGAGGTAAGATGAACTTGAAGCTTGTCTGTTAGATCTTAACAATGAAAGCTGGCCCAAAAGTTTGTTGCTTTTGACTATGGAATACGTCAAATTCAGTGGATCCCTCAAACAAGTGAATAAAGGATTCATAGAATGGAGAATTTTAGGTATGATCGTATTTTTTTGGCATAAAATGATGTTTAAAGCTTAATTTCGAAGTTGAATTCATTTCAAcaacattttaaagttgtttattatttacAAAACACTGTTCTAGTTTCTAAGAATTCAAAAGGAAttcttcctctaccaatgcaagtcACAATCCTCTCTGGAACTCttccttattttgttttgttttgttttattttttggtttgaaatttttatttttagaacatttttccatggttacatgattcatgttcttactctcccctccacccacacACCCTCCGCAGCCCACGCACATTTCCactacatgtgtcattgatcaagactcatttccatattattgatgattgcactggggtggttgtttagagtcatatctgcatcaacctatgtgttcaagcagttgtttttcttctgattttctactgtcatagttcttcctctgaatgtggatagcgttctttttcacaagtccctcaaaattgtcccagatcattgcattgctgctagtacaggagtccattacattcgattttaccacagtgtatcagtctctgtgtacaatgttctcctggttctgctcctttcactctacaccaattcctggaggtcattccagttcacatggaattcctccagttccttattcctttgagcacaatagtattctatcaccagcagataccacaatttgttcagtcattccccaattgaagaacataccctcgttttccagttttttgccactacaaagagtgtggctataaatatttttgtacatgtctttttccttataatctctttgggctataaacccagcagtggtatggctgaatcaaagggcagacaatattttaaagccctttaggcatagtggaactcttcattttagagagttTTATAGAAAACTGCTAGGATACTACTTGCCACAGAGGCATGACTTAAACCAAAGGTCTTGACACAAAGACTGGCTCACTCTTCACTGGCCACAGCTGCCTCTACAAAGAATCTAGAGTCAAATGCAGAATGTTCCCTTCCGTTATATAGTTTGATGTGACTTGGATACTTTAATAGTCGCATTCTAACTAATACTTTTAATGAAATGATGGAACACCTAAACAGTTCCTCTCTTCTACCATTTTGCCTTCTAAAAAAAATGTGACCATTAGCTAGAATcatatagaatcatagacttagaactaaaaagaaacttggaaatcatcttatagataaggaaatttaggCCCCTAGAATgatgatggcaaacctgtgatacacatgtcagcactgacatgcatagccatttttgatgacatgtggctgcatacagagaagtattagggccacatgccaaggaagaaacatttgctatagtgtagtgtagacactctgtgcactatagatgacaattctacctatattaatttgcctattttggtttattaaatacagttatatatattacaattatacatttttgttatttaaactataaatattgtgggattatggtttttttttcttgaagtgacacaccacccaaattACGCTTGGTTTCTTGGTGAATtttcaagctcaaaaggttgcttcTCACTGCCCTAGAAATTAAGAATCTTGCCTGAGGGTCATACAAGTAATAAGTAAACCATAGTTTAAACCCAGGTTGgctgacttcaaatccatcacCCTGTGTGGTGTCATGCTACCTACCTTAGCTAGGGAGACATTTTACTTATACCTaacccatttattttttattgaataatGGAGAGGAGTGTAAATAAATGATCCTGTGTTGGCAATCCTAACTTGTTCCCATCTCGGTCATATTACATGCACTTAATATAGCCATCAATAGAGGTACTAACAGATAGCACTAATTAACTCTAATAGGTGCTAATTATCAAGCTAAAATAGGCAGTTTGTATTTGTATGGTAGTAAGGAAGTGCCAAATAATTGCTCCTAattgttttattggttttgttttcttccctctcaggtACCTTTAAACTAGTAATAGAATTCTCAGAAGAGTATCCGAATAAACCTCCCACTGTTAGGTTCTTATCAAAGATGTTTCATCCAAATGGTGAGTATCTTTATACAATCTTTAAATTGTCACATTTCTCACAGCACTTTTTGTTAATAGCAGTTTTCTGCCATGGTGTTGTTATTGCCATCTCTGTAGTTTGAAATACTGACATAGTTTAATGGTCACAGGATCATAATCTTAGAGGTAGAAGGTACTTTATATAATAGGTCTAGACCAACCCTCTCATGTTGGCAtctaattagaataattatttttcctgGTGGCATTATTTTTGATATATCTTTCTTTGGAAGCAAGAAGTTTTTGGAAAATCATTGCAGGAGGGATTATGTATGGGGAAGATTTCTGGGAACTCTTTGAAATATAACAAGGTAAACTTATTGACTTCAGTATTATATTTGCAGTCTATGCCGATGGTAGCATATGTTTAGATATCCTCCAGAATCGTTGGAGTCCAACGTATGATGTGTCCTCTATTTTAACATCAATTCAGGTAAGTAAACTCTATCTTTCTAGCTAGAAATAATGCAAATcaggttttcttttgtttggttaattttgctgaagAATCCCAGAATGATTATTTTTGTTGACTAAGAAGGTATTGACCTCTGTTTACTTAAGGGGAACTGAGGAGAGTAAGAATCTTGGATAATTGTGTATGAGCAAATATTAAAGTTGCATAATCCAATAAACTATTCTCTTCCTCACCCCTAATTGCAACATAGATAGCAAAAAGGTATGAtagataattgttttaaaatcagTGAAATAGAATGATAATAGTTTATTGGATGGGGTGGCagttaggaaggaaagaagagtagTGTGTGCATTTGGGGGGGGTGGCTTTTAATATACTTTTTGAAACTTTCTCCTACCTCTTcaattttatacacatattatctgGCATTGTTTTTTCCCTACCTACTTCATCCACCCCTTCAGTAGTTATTAACATTTTGTTATATGAAGGAAATTTGAAGCTTCACTACCAGCTGTTTCACAAGTAATACCACTCAGACTGAGCCTTTAAAATGCTGGTTGCTAAATTATT is from Gracilinanus agilis isolate LMUSP501 chromosome 2, AgileGrace, whole genome shotgun sequence and encodes:
- the UBE2B gene encoding ubiquitin-conjugating enzyme E2 B isoform X1 codes for the protein MSTPARRRLMRDFKRLQEDPPVGVSGAPSENNIMQWNAVIFGPEGTPFEDGTFKLVIEFSEEYPNKPPTVRFLSKMFHPNVYADGSICLDILQNRWSPTYDVSSILTSIQSLLDEPNPNSPANSQAAQLYQENKREYEKRVSAIVEQSWNDS
- the UBE2B gene encoding ubiquitin-conjugating enzyme E2 B isoform X2, with the translated sequence MSTPARRRLMRDFKRLQEDPPVGVSGAPSENNIMQWNAVIFGPEGTPFEDVYADGSICLDILQNRWSPTYDVSSILTSIQSLLDEPNPNSPANSQAAQLYQENKREYEKRVSAIVEQSWNDS